A stretch of Ipomoea triloba cultivar NCNSP0323 chromosome 13, ASM357664v1 DNA encodes these proteins:
- the LOC116002632 gene encoding monothiol glutaredoxin-S2-like, whose product MESSVLRMAKKKPVVIFSKSSCCMSYSIKSLFSDLAVYPAVYELDEIPSGREIEQALARMGCNPTVPAVFVGGVLVGGESEVMSRHLQGSLEPMLKKAGAKWV is encoded by the coding sequence ATGGAGAGCAGTGTGCTAAGAATGGCGAAAAAGAAGCCGGTGGTGATTTTCAGCAAGAGCTCTTGCTGCATGAGCTACAGCATCAAGTCCCTTTTCTCCGACCTAGCGGTCTACCCGGCGGTGTACGAGCTGGACGAGATCCCGAGCGGCCGGGAAATCGAGCAAGCGCTGGCCAGAATGGGCTGCAACCCCACTGTTCCTGCGGTGTTTGTCGGCGGCGTCTTGGTCGGGGGAGAAAGTGAAGTTATGAGTCGTCACCTCCAAGGCTCTTTGGAGCCCATGCTCAAAAAGGCAGGAGCTAAATGGGTTTAA